The following nucleotide sequence is from uncultured Draconibacterium sp..
AGTATTATCAACAATCGACAAAGATTTTACAGGTGGTTAGCGATCTTAGCTATAATATTGCCACGGAAATTCTGAATGCCACTCAGCCTGCACAATCAACGGAATTGCCGGAAGTTGACGAGCAAGCCCATGAATTGTACCAAAAAGGAAGAATGCTGTGGTTAACGCAGGATATCAGGAAAGATAAAATGAAAGATGCGGTTGAATACCTTTCTTCATCTGTAGCTATTGATCCGGATTTTGCACCGGCCTACTTAACCCTGGCCGAATGTTATATGGCACTCGACAGGCTGGTGTACGACCATGCAGAAGAACAGGTTTACCGCACAAATGCAAGGGCTGCTGTTGATAAAGCACTAAAATTGGACCCATCGCTTGCCGATGCATACACCACGAAAGCCAACCTGGTAGGAAAACTCGACTGGGACTGGGAACAAATGAAACAACTGGCTGAAAAGGCGCTGGAACTGCAACCTAGTAATTCAGATGCACACCTGGTTCTGTCGAACTATTTTACGGTTAAGGGCGAATATAAAAATGCGATAAGCGAGGCGCTGACTGCAAGGTTGCTGGATCCGCTAAATCCGAGAACGCTGAGTTTTTTAGCCGAACGCTATTACATTGTTGGAGAATATGAAAAAGCAGTTACAACCTACAACGAGGTGCTTGAATTATATCCTACCTTTGGTTTTGCCATGCATAGCTTAGGATATGTATACCTGCAACAAGGTTTACCCGAAAAATCGATTGAAATATGGACCGAACTTCAGGATCTGATGAGAAACAAACCAGTTGCTGAGTTTTACAGGACAGGTGCTTCGTTTGAAGACTGTGTAAAATTTTATATGGAAGGGGCATTATCAGGACAGGATAAATATTGCTGTAACCAGTCGGTGGTATCTGGTTTATTTATGATGGTTGACGATCCTCAGGGTACTATCGATTATCTTAAAGTTGCCTACGAAGTACGCAATGAAGACCTGCCATTTGTATTGTCCTATCCGCTTTATTATCCGTTGCATAATCATCCTGAATTTCAGGAACTGGTCAACGAGATTGGTGTTGTTTTGCCTCAGTCGAATCCACTTTAATTATTTCCAAACTTCCAAATTGCCGACAGGTTTCCTTTACATGCTGCAAAATTGCAAAGGGTGCGCCAATTTTTAAAGTTTATGCTTCATTGCTGATAAGTTGTAAAAGCCTTTTCATCTGAACTTTGTAGCATAAACTTTAAAACTAATTGTCATGAAAAATTTCAAAATTATCTCAGTAGTGTTGTTGGTCTCACTATTCTTCATTGGTAGTGCAAATGCTGAAAGCAAAAAAAACACTTCCCATGGATTCTTTTCGGTTGAGGAACTGGATTGTGTTGGTGCTGTAACCGGGCAGCTGGAATATTGGGTCACCGATTTTGGGAACGGGAAAATTCAACAAAGATTTAAGGGCGTTCTGCATGGTGTTGATGATAACTATATAGTCAGCCAGGTGTTAAATTGCAATCTATCCCGTTTTGATATTGGACTTTCAAACAACGGGACACAAACTCTTACATTGAGTATAATCAGCGAAACAACCGGAATGGTAGTGGGCGAGTATCACCACACCTGGCACGTTACGCTAAATGCTAAAGACGAACTGGTTGTTGTTTTTCAGAGAGGATGGATTGAGTGCTATTAATTTTATATAGATAGTAACAACAAAACAATTCTGCAATTTTTAAAAAAAACGACATGAAAAAGACAATATTAATATTACTCGTAATTGCCATTACACTTGTATTTCCCGGATGCGAAAAAGACTTTGTAGAAGAACCAATTGGCAACACCGAACTAAAAAGTGGAAACTCGGGAAACGATAAACTAACCGGTTTCGACCAGTGGGGGTATAACTGGAATGCACATCAGTTTAATGGTTACCTAATGAATGCATGGTTTGGTGATGAGCTTTATCCTGATGCTCCATGGTATAAAAAGGAACCTCCGTTCGAAGGCGATGTAATTGCCTATCAGGAAGCACATCCCGAAGTACTTGATTATCCTTTTTGGGTATATGGCGATATGAAACTGGTAATGCACTGGAATGAAGCCTGTATTACAACCGAAGGAGTTTATCAGTATCCAATTCTCGATTCAGAAGCGTGGATAACATTTCATTACAGCCAGGGAGAAGGCAAAAATAAATGGTCGCAATACCAAAAGTTTGTAGCAGCAAAATCATCCTATACACTTGAAATGATAGATCCGGTTAATGGTTTTGGTATTTGGTATACCGGAGATGGAGAATTTGCCGGCTACTACTATTTATGGCCCGATCGTGTTTTAGTACAGGTACAAAATGCGGGAAATATTCCTCCTTATTTACTTGAAACGTACAAAAGTCCACTGGTCCCGGGATTAGGAAAACACAAAAAATAAATGACAAAACGACCATGCGCTATAACTTTATTGGGAGAATAACGTAATCCTCCATGAATTAAAAATCGCAACATGAGACTCGTCCTGTCGTTTGCAGGGCGGGTTTCTTTGTTCCAGTTTCAAACTAAAACCAGACTTATGAAAATTCTAACTATCATTTTTGCGGGATTATTTTCCGCCGCCACACTTTGTGCTCAAGAATCTTTTTCAGTACCTCAACTAACTCCGGAACAGGAAACAGAAGTGCTTTATAATCATGTGTTAGCTTATTTTGCTGCAGGGCTTAGCATGGCAAAAGAAAAAGGAGTTGAGCCTGAAGAATATGGCAAATATATTGGTGATCAGTTTAAGGTGTTTTGGGACCCGGAGGCAGGTTTCCCGTTTTTCGTGAATCAGATCATGTTTATTTTGCAGGGAGTAAATCCATACAGCGAAATGGAAATTAAAGAGCAGACTTCAACCATGATCCGGTTTACGATGAGTAATATGAATATGCTTTTTAAACAAGGACCGGCATACGGAATCACATACGACGAGTTTCTGGCTTGTTCGAATGGACTTTTAAAAGCAGTAGCCAATCATATGAAGGTGAACTTTGCCTATAAGGATACCAATGGTATATACGCGGTTACGCTAACAAAACAATAGGCTCTGAAAGTATATCTATTAATCATTACCGGGGCATTGTCAGCATGACATAGGTGTGGCTACGTTGTTTGTTTATTTTTCTGCCTCATTAATTTTAATAACATTAGCATATATTAGCCGGTCGGTTTGTTCCGATGGTTTTAGGCGATCCTGGTAAACTTTTTCAGTAACTCCCGGAAGCTTTGACGGGCCGCGTTCATATTCTTCAATAATAACTTCAAAAGGTGCTGTTTTGTAGTCCTTGTTCAACTTAAACTCGCGTTCAACTTTGTAATATGTGGCGCTTGTCAGGTTATTTCTCGAAATGCGAATAACTTCTCCTTCTGCCTCCAATTTCTTTTCATTTTCGCCGTCGTCAATTACGCCATAAACAGGTTGTGCCAGTTCGGTATCTAAAAACGAAATTTTAAGAAAATTGTAATTACCATAAGTGGCATTTCCAAGGTTGTAGATTGTTCCTTCAATTGTTAGTGTGAATTTTGAATTTAAATCATCCTTTTTAAAATTCAATGTGGTTTTTCGGTCGGGCATTAACTGTATCATCTCAGCAGCCACTACTGACGACAAACAAACATCTTTATTTTGCTCGCGAACAGAGTGGGGTTGATACCTGGCTAAAAACAACTTAATAAATGGAAAGTACATCTGATTTGGATTGATTGATAAATCGCAAAACCACATTTGGCGTTCCTGATCAAAATGAACAGGATAAGCCACAGCTTTTGCTTTTATACCCGGTTTGTCGGGGTATTCAAGATTCGTGTCGATAACCGGATTCATTCTAAAATCGGAACTTTGCGGCGAGGTTTGTGCTGGTTTTTGTCCATATAAAATCGGGTCAATTCCCCAATGTGTAAATTGTCCGGAATATCCCGGTGCCTTGTTTAGCATGCTCAGACGATTGGTATTCCCCGAGTTGTCGGGTAAAATTACTGCAAGCATCTCGTCGTCGCCTGATGAGAACCACGGTCTTTTAATGAAAATGCGCAAACCACCACCAACTCGGGTATGAATAACCGTGTCACCGGTTTGTGTTTTTTGCCACTCAAAAGTGGGAATGATGTAGTCAATCTCAGGCGTTTTGGGGCGAGCCGAGCTAAGGATGTTTACCCTTTCCATCCATTCACTTTCCCGTATCGTATTCTTTTCCGGATTTTCGGATAATATCTTATCAAAATAATCTCTGTATCTCGATGCTCCAACCAGTTTGTAATCGACCCACCGGTGTTTAGTATCTCCAAATTGGTGCTCCAATGGTTTTATGCGCAGCTGCATTTGTTTAAAAAACGAAAATTTTGTGGCAGAAATATCGTAGCCAACCTTTTGTGTAAGGTTTTGGCGGGCACTCACCTTTTTGTTTTGTAATTTTTTAAACTCGGTATTTTGGGCCAAAAATAACTGGTTAACTTTTCGTGCTTTTGGCTGCGGTTCTTTTTCGAAAGTTTGAACGGTTTGCGGTTGAATGCGCAAGATCGGTCGCACTTGCAGGTTTTGAACCGGAGCCATTTCAATTTTCTCCGGCTCGGGAATAGTGCCCTTTGTAACTACATCGTCATGATAATTAATTGCTATGTCGGGAATACTGTTGCGCCCTTGTTTTTCCTTAATCTTAACCGAAATTCCATCGTCAACCGGTTCGGTCCACCTGGCTTGAAATTCAACTTTTTCGGTGCTTTCTCCATGAATGTCGAATCGCGTATTAATAAGTGCAAAATTGGTGTTAAAATCCCGATCGGGAATGAGTTCATTAATTACAGGAGCATCAACCGGCTGCTGCACGGCATGCACCAGTTCGAATTCCCGCGACGGGCTAATCATCCAGTGTTGCCCCGATTTTGCTAATTCTTCCAGTTCCGCATAATTCGAAGGATTATCTGCAGTAACCATTTGCCAAATTGCTGACAGTGATTTTAAATCGTCTTCGCGCCAGAAAGTACTGAACTTTATGCGTGTTCTGATTCCTTTTGGCAGCTTAATGGTAAAAATACGATCCGATGGATTCCAGTCAACCTGCTGTTCCCCCTCTTCTAATCGTAATCGAATAATTCCCGCATTATACCAGTCGGCCGGAATATTGATGTCGTTAGTTTCGTTTGGCTTTATTTTGCGGTTATCAAAAAAGCTAAACATCATGGGCTCAAATTCCTGTGTGTGGGTATTTTCATATCCTTCTGATAAAAACAGCGCCACTCCGGCTGCCATTGGGTCAGGTAGGTAAATTATCTCAACTTCCGATGGCTGATATATTTTTTCTTCGTTCTTTTTGTCTTGCTGGTACAGCCCTTCATGATTTGTTATAATCTGATAAATCTCTTGAGCAGCCTTTGGATTATTAGCGAAAGCTTCTTCGAATTTACTGTGGTTTTCAGCCATTAACTGGCTGTTTTTAGGCGGCAGCAAATAACGTTGCGAGTAATTATCGAATTGCACACCGTTTACAGGGTTGTTGGCTTCATATTCCGAACTCGTTTGGTTGTAGTTACTACGTACTACCAATCGTTCTAAAAATTCGCCATCTTTTAATTTATTACCGGCTAAAACAATAGGGCTGGCCAGCGGTTCGTATCGTAAATATTTTATGTTTTTTCTCTCCGTATCTTCCGGATTTTCGCTTTGATGATTTAGCGCTACACTGTTTCCGGCTAAATCAACTGTACGAACACGTATTCGGTATTCCTTTCCGAATCGAAGTTTTGGTAGCGTGCCCGGAACAATTTTCGATTGTGCATTAATTTTAAATTCCAGATCAGGATCGAATTGGTATTTTTTTAATTCCTGGCTTTTGTTTTTGTAAACGAAGTCTCTTTTTTCATCTTCTGACCCGTCGAAATCTTCGGCTTCGTTAATTGCATAACCCGGTTTGCGCACCGAAAGGCTCCAGCCTTCCCAGCGAGCAAGCGTTTCCGATACAAATACATCATCGGGGTCGTTCACATCTTCCGCAATTCCTAATTGTAAAAAGCCTTCGTCGGGTTCAATACCACTAACATTATTGGGGGTGTTATTTTCATCAAACCAGGTGTATTCATCTAGTCGCTGGTGCAACGAGTACCATTTTTCAGGAGCCGTTTCGTAGGCAATGTCCATTCTGTATCCTTGAATGACATCTGATGTATAAAGAATTTTTTGTGGCGCTTTAATTTTTAATGCCAGGTTTTTCATGGGTTGGGGAGTGATACCCGGTTCAGCTTTTTGTATCCGTTTTAAGCGATCGGGTTGCATATCAATGCGTTGAATTTGTGTTGCCGTAAACGCTTGTTTTAACTGAATGTTGGTTTCAATGCTTCTGAAAATGTGCTCGGCCATGCCGTTTTTTGTTATGGCAATACCGGCTGATCGCATATAAGGCAAACCTTCCTCTTCCGGTGGTTCTGCTTCTTCTAACTGTTGTGCCTGTATGCGCGGGCTTGTTTTTATGGCTGATTTTATTTCGTAAAAACGGGCGATTTCCTGCACTTTATTTTCGGCCATGTTTTGTGTTTTCAATGCCGTTCCGTCAGCATCAACCTGAATAACCGAAAATTCTGACGAATTTATTTTTACGTAACCGTCTTTAAAAATGGTGTTGGGTTTGTCGCCAATGTAAAAACCATTGTCTGTAATTTTGTATGCAGTGGCAGGTAGCGAAACCGTAGTTCCTTCTTCCTCAAATTCAAGCGCATTAATAATAAGGCTAATGTGTCCGGTATCTGGTAGCGTTGATTCGTATGGGATGAGAAAATCGAGCACGAATCCGAGTTTGCGGAGTATTTGTGGATAACTGTTTACAACTGCCGTAATGTCGTGAAACTCAAAACGTGGCTTCTCGATTTTAACAGGTGTTATGCGCGAAATTATTTTTTTGTCGAGCCGATGAAATTGCCGCAGTTGAACAAAATCGATTTTTGGTTGCATTTGCATAACAAATGGTTTAAACTTATTTCGTTGAACTTCGCGCCTGATTTCATTGTCGTCATTATCATTTCTAAAAAACAGCTCACTTTGTTTAATCCGGGTGGTTCTTCGGGGCGACTCAACGTCATCAACCGAACGGGCATCAAGTTTCATGCGCGAAATTGCCCCCAGCTTGTTGTCGTCAACAAAAATCTCAGCAGAAACCTTTTGCTTCGGATTGGCAATGGCAATTTCTTTGTAGTTTTTTAGCACAAAATCGTTGATGTGCTTTATTGGAAACGAATGAAAACGTTTTACCGAAATATCATCCTCTTCTTTAAAGTCATCAACTTTTATCTCGCCATGAAAAATGCTTTTGTATAGCTGCGTATCGATTTGTTCGCTAATTAATTCTGCATCAATTACGGTTCCATCGCTAAGTTTGAATTGAAAATCGGCATCAAGTATTTTCTCCGGAAATTGCATGATGTCTTCAAAAGTTGATAGTACCGTGTCGTTTGGAGTGGTAAGTTTTATGGTTGTATAAACCGACAGTTGCAGAAATTGCTTCCCGTCTTTTTCAATTCGTTTATGCGGCAATGTGGTAAAAATAATTTCTTGTGGCATAACTTATTGTGTTGTAAGATGCACCCTTTTTTAGGCGAGATCTAAGTTTTAAATATTGTTTGCAAACACTCATTCGATTAACCGGCAAAAGCCAGACAGTATTCCTGCCAGTCGTCGGTGTCAATCATTTCAATAAATTTCGGATCGGCGTCGGCACCTTTTAATTCGCGGCGAACAGTCACCGAAACTGTTTTACTAAAGAACAGCACTTCAACTTTAACTTTAAGCGTGGCAAGTCCTTCCAGCTTTTGAACCTTGTTTTGGTAAATTACTGCGTTAAATGCGAGATAAAATTCGAGCGATACCGAAATAAGGCCAAGTACGGAAAGATGACCGTTTAAGCGCAAATAACCGGTGAGCGTTGTTTCTTCAACGCCTTCAACCAGTTCCATTTTGTAGTAAAAACCTCCCATTGCAGAAACTCCGCCCGATGCAACACCAACATTTAACGACATTGCTGCGCCAAATTCAAAAGCGGCTTCTACACTTTGCAGGCCTTTCAGGCTGGTAACCATCATAAAATAACCGCCACCACCAAAGCACGAAATGGTAAGCATAAACGGGTTTTCGCGTTTGCAGAAATTGAAACCCATTGTTAACGGGGCTCCGGTAAATGGCAAGGTAACATTGGCCCCTAAACTGATGTTTGAAATCATGCAAATTCCAACCTCAACGTTTGGAACACTGATGGAGAAACCGGCAGTAACGCCTGTAGGTTTTAAATCGATATATGGTCCGTCGTCGGAAAATCCACCTGCAGGAATAATGCTTTGCAGATTATTTACAAAGTTTAGTACTCCTTTAAATTTTATGGGGTCGTTTTTATCAATATCAACCTTAACATCGGTCTTTTGTGTCGACCCGGTTCTAAATTCAAGGTAATTAAATTTTACTGCTAATAGCGGCTCTATGTCTACCTCAAACTTTTCGAAACGTGCACTTCCGTTTAATGCTGCCGGTTTGTTGGAGTTAAAAGGTTTCTCAAATTTGGTGGTAATATTCAGAGCCGTTTTTGGATTGTCGACATTTACACTCAGCAAGCCCGGAATAACACTCATTTCCGAACCGCTTAATTCGGGCTGCCATTTGTATTCCACATAAAAGGCTTCCTCGGTAATGTATGATTTAAAGTTCGGAATTCGCGGAACAGAATTATTTAATGCCTGAAGCATTTCGTTTACCTTATCAGTAACCTGTTGTTTTAAGTTGGCAATTTCAGCTTCTACTGATTCCTGCGTTTCTTCGGCCAGGTTCTCGAGGTAAAGTATTTCATTCTTAATATCATTAATCTCATTGCGAACGTTCTTTATGGTAGTTTTCAGGTTATTGAAACTGCCGCCCATATCTAACGGGTTACTCGCCGAGCCTAACAATAAGGAAATAATATCGATAACACCAAATATTTTGGCTCCGGGCAGATCGTCCAAGGCTTCAAAAAAGTCTTCAGGAATAAATTCCAGTTTTTTCAAATTATCGAGACTTCCATTAACCGGCCCCTGCAATTTACTTAAACCGCTAACCGACATATTTGGCGTGAGAAATCCTCCGGCTTTATCTGATCCTCCGGAAAAGTCGACAACATTTTTACTTATTACACGGGCAAAAACAGCTCCGTCGTTGTCGTCATCCTCGAGGCCAATTGTGGCCGGTTCCCTAATTCCTGTGAGTTCACTAATTTGCTGAATGTACACCTTGGCCTCTTTCATTTTTGGATGAAACTTAATGGCTCCGGCTGCATTTACAGGATAATTTTGTGCATCAAATTTTAGTCGTTCTGTTTCAAACGCAGTGTCTTTATCAACTAAAAATTCGGCATAAGCCACTTCTTTCCCGTAAAAATCTACCTCGTTGTATGTGCTGTTGTAATTGTTGTTGTTTTTACCCCGGTAAGCATCAATAACTTTCGATATCATCGATTTACTGCGCGCAACAGCATTTTCAACAAAAACCAGTGGCATGCTAATGGCATGTTCTTCGCCTTCTTTGTCGGTAGCAACAACATCAAATAAAAAGCCTTTACTGGCCACGTTAATGTAAAAATTGTAGTATGTTTTTGCCAGGTTGCTATCCAACGATGTTGTGGCCGGATTATCGATGTTAGGTGTAGAATTGGTTTCAATTCGTATGGCCTGAAATGGAAACTCGATAAACTTACCTTCAGGATCGTTTCGCGAATAAAGCACTTCTTTTTCCAACACCACAACAAACATACGTTGCCGGTTGGCAGCTGCTTTTGTTGCTGCATCAAATTTTCGTTCGGTTATTTTAACAACTGCCGCCCGGTGTCCGAACGGAAAAAGATAGCCCTCTTCAACAACCTTTACAAAATTGTCGCGGCCAAGTGTGGCACGGTGTTCCCATTCAATAATATTAAGTACATTATCCTGAGGTGTTGGAACATCAAAATAGGCATGCCAGTCGAGGTAAGCGCCAAGTGTTGTGAGCATCAGGTTGTTTACCGGAACCGGAAAAGGTTCAAACCCTTCGGAGTAATTTGATGTGGTGTGAACCAGTTTATGTCGGTTGTTGGCATCCAACGAGGCCATGAACGGGCGGTTTCGGTTTGGCGGTTTGTCGTATTTTAGGTTGGCATCTTCGGCCCAAAGTGCACGTATGGTTTTAAGGTGCTGAAGCGTTGATCCCGAGGTTTTTCCATTTTTAAGTTTTACTCCAAGTCGTGTGTGCCAAAGTTCGGTAACAACACCTTTTGTGACCGATATTGGCGCTAAGGTGCGCAAAGTTGTACTTAGTTTTGTTACAGGAGTTTTTACCTCGGAGGCTTCTGCTTCACGAAAATCAATACCGGTTTTATGGTAGAAATCGTTAGTTTGATTTGGCGAAATATAAAGTAATGCCGGAGCTTCAATACAGGTGTTCAGGTCGGGAACAGGGC
It contains:
- a CDS encoding helix-turn-helix domain-containing protein; this encodes MPDSFINRAKQFVLDNLENDNFGVSELAAEMGLSRSQFLRKIKSVTGKPANQFIRDIRLEESIALIEKDDHTASEIAYKVGFSSPSYFNKCFHDKYGCTPGDYKKHAGEEGVLAVATKAPAPGNRMKLAGMFLLFIIVIVAFDYWGAKLAKPDEAKPEEIAIAVLPFLDLSEMNNRSHLALGLTDNLITELSKMKGFRVTSRGSAMIFRDSVRIYSEIAEFLGADLLLEGSVLTEDDSMLVNVQLINPFPQEEHIWANQYYQQSTKILQVVSDLSYNIATEILNATQPAQSTELPEVDEQAHELYQKGRMLWLTQDIRKDKMKDAVEYLSSSVAIDPDFAPAYLTLAECYMALDRLVYDHAEEQVYRTNARAAVDKALKLDPSLADAYTTKANLVGKLDWDWEQMKQLAEKALELQPSNSDAHLVLSNYFTVKGEYKNAISEALTARLLDPLNPRTLSFLAERYYIVGEYEKAVTTYNEVLELYPTFGFAMHSLGYVYLQQGLPEKSIEIWTELQDLMRNKPVAEFYRTGASFEDCVKFYMEGALSGQDKYCCNQSVVSGLFMMVDDPQGTIDYLKVAYEVRNEDLPFVLSYPLYYPLHNHPEFQELVNEIGVVLPQSNPL